TCATCCGCAATGCCTTGCCCTGCGCGTCACGATGGGCCTGCGATTGCGCCTTGAGGATCCGCACCACGCCGTCCGGGCGAACAATCCGGAATTCCTCCGAGAATTCCCCTTTGCCTTCGATCGCCGCCTGGATGGCCGCATCGATCCGCGCGCTATCCTCCCGATGCAACCCTCGGGCCCATGCATCGTACACGCCTCCGAAATGGTTCCGCTCGACCCCGTAGAGTGCGAACATGCTGTCGTCCCAAAGCAGGGAGTTCTCGGCGATGTTCCAATCCCAGACCCCGATCTGGGCCGCCTGTGTCGCCAGCTTCAGCCGCTCTTCGCTGTGCTGCAGAGCGAGCTCTGCAGCATGATGCTCGGTGATGTCGCGGATGGTCCCGATCATGTGGGTCGGTGCGCCTTGGTCATCGAGGATCAGCTCCCCCATGCCATGCACCCAGCGCACCTCGCCATCGCCATGGCGGATGATCCTGTACTCCTTGTCGAACTTCTTGCGTTGCCCCACCACTTCGTCGGCATAATGCCCCATCATGCTTGACCGGTCGTCCGGATGAACCAAATGGACCCACCCGCCGACGTCGTGTTGGAACGCATCATCAATCCCGAATATTTGATCAAGCACCTCCGAGCACTCCCATTGCCCCGTTTTGACATCCAGCCGGTAGGAGCCCGTATGGGAAGCTCGTTGGGACTCCTTGAAGAAGTATTCGCTTTCACGAAGCGCGACTTCCGCCCGTTTGTTCTCCGTCACATCCATGAACACCACGATGGCCGACTGGGTCTTGCCATCCGCGTCCAGGATGGGCGCCGCGTTGGCCATGACGATCCGGTCTTCATTGTCGCCGCGGCGCACGATGAATTCGCGGCTGTTGGTTTCGCCGTACAGGATGGCCCGCGCCAAGGGGACTTCGGTGGGCTCCAAGGGACGCCCGCTCAGATCGAACAGCTGCCAACTCGCGACGTATTCCTGGATCCCCACGCCTGCGGAAATTTTCTCCCTCCCCTCCCCACGCACCATCAACCCGGCATCGTTCACGTAACGCAACGCCCCGGAGGGTGCGTCGGCGATGGCAATGCCCGCTGGACTCTGGTCCAGTGCCGCCTGCAAGATCGCCCGGGTCTCCGCGAGCTCCCGCTCCCCCTTTTTCATCTCGGAAATATCGATCGTATAGCCGGCCAACAGAGTCCGTTCGCCTCGCTGGATCGCGAATTTGAACGACGTGTAGTTGCGTCCGTTGAGATCTTCATCGACGCGCAGAATGCTGCGCTGCGAGGCCACCTCCCAATCATCCGCGGTGATTTTCGCGGCCAAATCCTGCGGGAACAACTCCGGCATCGTTTTGCCGACCATCTCGCTCCCGGGAATTCCGATCATGTCGCGGAAATTGTCGCTGGCCATCAAGACCCGGCTTTCCGTGGGGGTCACGTCCTTGATAAAGGCATAGATGGGAGAGTGAAGCACGAATTCCGACAAGATCGCCTTGGTTTCTTCCAGTTCGATTTCCGCATTCTTTCGATCGGTGATGTCCAAGCCCAACCCGAGGATCTGCGCGGGTGCGCCACCGGGATGCCGTTGGTAGATCACCTCCGTGCTTTCGATCCAGCGCCATTGGCCATTGCGATGCTTCATGCGGTACTGGTGCACGATCCGCTCGGCATCCACCGCCTTGGCGTATTTCGGCAGAATGCGGTCTGCATAACTGGCAAGATCCTCGGGGTGCATCAAGCTTGCGATGACGGCATCCCCCATGGCCTGGATTTCCCGGATGGAATAGCCCAGGATCCGCTGGATGCCCACATTGGTGAACACATTGCGCTTTTCCGTCAGATCGTAGATGTAGAGGATTCCGGGCGTGACATTGAGCAACGACTCCACGAAGCGAACCTGTTCCACCTGGGAAGGATTCTCCAGATCAGGCTCCATCGCGGCACCGTCGGCAGATTGATCGTTCACGAGCGCTCCTCCCCAAAGATCCAGCCAACCACATCCAACCCCGCAACTCCGGTCGAGCGTACAAGATGAGCGATTCTACCATCTCCCGTCCGAATCGGTATGCCACCGGTTTGGTACCTTCGCCTGCCATGAACGCTTCCCTCTTGCCCTTTCTGCTGCCACCGGTCGTTGGTGCTCTCATCGGATGGGGCACCAACTGGCTGGCCTTGAAGATGTTGTTTCGTCCCATCCGGCCCGTGAAGATCGGGCCATGGTCCATTCAAGGTGTGATCCCACGCCGGCAAGGCGCTCTCGCGGCGAACTTGGGAGCCATGGTGGAGCGCGAACTGGTGAGCCACCACGATCTGGCCAAAGCGCTGACCAATCCTGAATTGCTGGAGTCTCTCAAACCGCTGGTGCTGGCCGAATCCAAACGCTTCGCCGAGGAACGCCTACCCGGCTTGCACCCGATGGTGGCCATGTTCCTGACCCAAGGCATGAAGGACAAGGTCGCGGAAATGCTCGCCACCGAACTTGGAGCCATGATCCCTCGGATCGCCGAAGGAGCCGGCCAAGCCTTGGAAGTCCACGTGCCCGTGCGCGACATGGTCCGCACCAAGGTGGAAGCGATGTCCCCCCGGGCCATGGAAGAGATGCTCTTTTCCATCCTGGCCAAGGAGTTCGGTTTCATCGAATGGAGCGGCGCCGTGCTGGGCGGCCTGGTGGGCCTGGCCCAGACAGGCTTGATGCTGCTCCTGCGCTGAGGCGATCACGAGGCGCACCCATTTGGAGGTACCATTTCCCCCATGCTCCAGATCTTCACGCTTGCGCTCGCCTCCCTGTTCGGCGGCCTGAACTACGCCGATCCCGCGCTTTTGGTGACCAAAGCCAGCCAGGGGCAGGTCAACCTCACCGACAACGGGATTCTCGTGCACGTCTGCCAAGGGGGCTTCGGCGGCGGGATCCAGATGGACATCCAGCGGGTCTCCGACAAGGAAAAGATCCGTCTGGCCATCGATCCTGTCCTGCAAACCGGGGATCTGATCATCCAACAACTCCCGCCTGGCCGCTACGTGACCACCCATCTGCTGTTGGCGGGACGCGACCCACAGCGGTTTTCCTCGACGGACACTTTCGAGGTGCGGGCCGGAGCCATCACATCCTTCGGCAAGGTGCGCGTGACTCCTGTCACCAATCTCCTGGGCATGATGTCCCGTTTGGACATCCTCACGGATTCCGTCGACATCTCCGCGCGATTGAAGGCCCTGCGCAAGAAGCGGATCGACTCCATGCCCCTGTTGGCCCAGCCCATCTCGTGGAAGGTGGAGCCAAGCAAGGGCGACACCGCCAAGCGGTTTTCGCCGTAATCCCCTTTTGGCGGGCCATTACCGCCATCGTCGAAGTGGTGTATTCTTCCACCTACCCATGGACCAGATCTCTTCCTCCCTTGCCGCGATCCTGCAGAACATGGATGGAAGGGCCTTCGCTTTGGGGGAGCGGATCGCCAAGCTCCACGAGGGCATGGATCAGGCGGGCCTTCTGCACCAGTTCCGAGCCGTTCTACGCAGCGACCTCAGGCAAGTCTTCGCGCTCATGGGGCACGACGAAGACATTTCCTCCCGCGAGCTGCTCGCGCTTGCCTGTTTGGACAGCGGATTGGTGCAGGGCGAGAGCCTCCAGGATCGAATCCGCGCACAGGGATCCCCCCATCCCCGCTCGACCAGCGAATTCCTGGAAATGGAAATCGCGCGCCAGCGGGAATCCGTCCGCGAGCACTCGACAAAAATCGGCATCCAACTGCCCCGCTGGATGGAGCAATTCGAGGACAATCTCGAGCTGTCCTCCCTCCTGGGAGAGCTCGCCCAGGGGCTCTACTCCTATTTCGGACTGGTCGTGCGGCTGGACGGGACCATCACCAACCAGGAATTGTCCGCTTTCCGCGCCTTCTGGGACGCCTATCGCCCCCTCAAGGACGCCGCATCGCTCTTGCCTTCCCCCCGGGGCATCCAGCTGCAGCCATCAGGACCTTCCAACGGCGGTCGGCCCGAATGGATAGCTCCGGCGCGTGTTGGCGCCACCCCTGACATCCGCCCCCAGGCCCAGGCGGCCTCCCCTATCCCCGATCGCGATTGGATCTCCCTTCCCACCGCGCCGGTGGAAGTCCCTCCGCCGACGGATCGCCAGAGGGAGCAGATCCTGGCCGAGGCGCTGAAGGACCTGGATTCCCTGACCGGACTCGCCAACGTGAAATCGGAAATCCGGAAACTGTCCAATCTGCTGAAGATGCAGACCTTGCGCCGGCAGCGCGGGCTGACCGAAATCCCCGTGGCGCTGCACGTGGTGTTCGCGGGAAACCCGGGCACGGGCAAGACCACCATCGCCCGCATCTACGCCCGGATCCTCCAAGGCCTTGGCCTGTTGGCCAAGGGGCATCTGGTGGAAGTGGACCGCGCCGGATTGGTGGCCGGGTACATGGGTCAGACGGCGGAGAAGGTGGACTCAGCCATCCAACGCGCCTTGGACGGAGTCTTGTTCATCGACGAAGCCTATGGCCTGGTGGGCGACGACGACTCCGATTACGGCCATGAAGCGATCGCCACCTTGCTCGCCCGCATGGAAAACCACCGTGACCGCCTGGTGGTGGTGGCCGCCGGGTACACCGAGCAGATGGCCGGATTCCTGGATTCCAACCCCGGGCTTCGCTCCCGCTTCAGCCGGACCTGGGAATTTCCCGATTACACCTCCTCCGAAATGGCCGGGATCTTCCTCGCCTTGTGCGCCAAGCACCAGATCGAGCTTCACAAGGATGCCACCCAGGCCATGGCACACCGCATCGGCGAGATCACCCAAGACCCCGACATGGGCAACGCCCGGGCCATCCGGAACCTCTTCGAAGCCGCCATTTCACGGCAAGCCGACCGCTTGGCGAGCCTGGCGACCATCTCGGATGCCGAACTGCGAACCCTCCACGCCCAAGACCTGACCGGGACCTGAGAAAACGAGATCGTGCCACAATCGGAACCCAGCACTGGCGTGCGGGTTTATTTGGGGGTATCTTTGCTCGTCTCAGTTGACTTGACAATCCCCCCGCGCTTGCCTCCAGAGGATCCCATGACCAACATTCGCAGCATGACCGGTTTCGGCACCGGAAGCGCATCGGCGGGCACTCGTACGGTGCGCCTGGAAGTTCGTTCCGTGAACGGACGCTTCATGGAGCTCCAGATCCGTCTCCCGCGCCCGCTCCAGACCCACGAGTTCGCCCTGCGTGAAGTGATCCAGGGCAAGGTCGGACGCGGCTCGGTCACCGTCCAAGGCACCCTGGAGACCTCCGGCGAAGGCCAGGCGGGCGGCGTGGACTGGACCAGACTCGCCGAGGAGCTCCGCGACATCCGCAAGGCCGCCGGCATTTCCGACGAACTCATCCTGTCCGACTTGCTGCGCTGGGCCGCCACCCGCAAGGTGGAAGACCTCCCCGAGCCCAACGACCCGGCCTTGAAGGATGCTCTTTTGCAAGCGGCCGCGGCGGCCCTGGTGGAACACGACGCTTTCCGTCAACGCGAGGGTGCGGCTCTGGAAGCCGATCTCCTGACGCGACTGGGCCGCATCGAGGAATCCGCCTGCAAGATTCCCGCCTTGGCTCGTGCGACCTTGGAGAAGGTGCGTGAGAATCTGGAAACTCGCATCCGCGAGTACCTGGACGGCAAGGAATTCGACGAAGCCCGTGTGGCCCAGGAAATCGGGCACATGTCCGAGCGCTTGGACGTGCAGGAAGAGATGACTCGCCTTTCCACCCACATCGCCGCCTTCCGCAAGACCTTGGTGGACGGAGGGGCCGTGGGCAAGCGCATCGGTTTTCTCCTGCAGGAGATGCTGCGCGAAACCAACACGACCGGCTCCAAGTGCCAGGACGCTTCCATCACCGCCCTGGTCATTTCCATGAAGGAAGACCTGGAAGCCATCCGCGAGCAAGCCCTCAACCTGGAATGACCCTTCGCCGAGGCGAACCATGCCGTTCTATTGTCCACACCAGGACGGAACCACCGAAATCTGTCATCGTCTGGGAGGCTTGGCCTGCCGGGTGGGACAGCCCGGTTGCGCTCTGTTCGGGAAGGTAGCCCGGCTCGACGACGAGCCTCTCCCGC
This DNA window, taken from Fibrobacterota bacterium, encodes the following:
- a CDS encoding PAS domain-containing protein, whose product is MNDQSADGAAMEPDLENPSQVEQVRFVESLLNVTPGILYIYDLTEKRNVFTNVGIQRILGYSIREIQAMGDAVIASLMHPEDLASYADRILPKYAKAVDAERIVHQYRMKHRNGQWRWIESTEVIYQRHPGGAPAQILGLGLDITDRKNAEIELEETKAILSEFVLHSPIYAFIKDVTPTESRVLMASDNFRDMIGIPGSEMVGKTMPELFPQDLAAKITADDWEVASQRSILRVDEDLNGRNYTSFKFAIQRGERTLLAGYTIDISEMKKGERELAETRAILQAALDQSPAGIAIADAPSGALRYVNDAGLMVRGEGREKISAGVGIQEYVASWQLFDLSGRPLEPTEVPLARAILYGETNSREFIVRRGDNEDRIVMANAAPILDADGKTQSAIVVFMDVTENKRAEVALRESEYFFKESQRASHTGSYRLDVKTGQWECSEVLDQIFGIDDAFQHDVGGWVHLVHPDDRSSMMGHYADEVVGQRKKFDKEYRIIRHGDGEVRWVHGMGELILDDQGAPTHMIGTIRDITEHHAAELALQHSEERLKLATQAAQIGVWDWNIAENSLLWDDSMFALYGVERNHFGGVYDAWARGLHREDSARIDAAIQAAIEGKGEFSEEFRIVRPDGVVRILKAQSQAHRDAQGKALRMIGVNIDITERQEAAQELERHRSHLEDLVQERTAQLEAANRELESFCHSVSHDLRAPLRHLDGFTRLLVSDCRESLGGDGQRYVDTIASAARKMGVLIDDLLEFSRTSRQEMGAVRVDMNAVLREALLPLQEESAGRAVEWVIGDLPSVQGDHNLLRQVWANLLQNAVKYSHPREKARIEIKGWTEGEELRYSVSDNGVGFDMRFAGKLFGVFQRLHRQDEFEGTGIGLAIVHRIVSRHGGCIWAQSALDQGATFTIALPKPKEAANV
- a CDS encoding DUF445 family protein, producing MNASLLPFLLPPVVGALIGWGTNWLALKMLFRPIRPVKIGPWSIQGVIPRRQGALAANLGAMVERELVSHHDLAKALTNPELLESLKPLVLAESKRFAEERLPGLHPMVAMFLTQGMKDKVAEMLATELGAMIPRIAEGAGQALEVHVPVRDMVRTKVEAMSPRAMEEMLFSILAKEFGFIEWSGAVLGGLVGLAQTGLMLLLR
- a CDS encoding AAA family ATPase, which gives rise to MDQISSSLAAILQNMDGRAFALGERIAKLHEGMDQAGLLHQFRAVLRSDLRQVFALMGHDEDISSRELLALACLDSGLVQGESLQDRIRAQGSPHPRSTSEFLEMEIARQRESVREHSTKIGIQLPRWMEQFEDNLELSSLLGELAQGLYSYFGLVVRLDGTITNQELSAFRAFWDAYRPLKDAASLLPSPRGIQLQPSGPSNGGRPEWIAPARVGATPDIRPQAQAASPIPDRDWISLPTAPVEVPPPTDRQREQILAEALKDLDSLTGLANVKSEIRKLSNLLKMQTLRRQRGLTEIPVALHVVFAGNPGTGKTTIARIYARILQGLGLLAKGHLVEVDRAGLVAGYMGQTAEKVDSAIQRALDGVLFIDEAYGLVGDDDSDYGHEAIATLLARMENHRDRLVVVAAGYTEQMAGFLDSNPGLRSRFSRTWEFPDYTSSEMAGIFLALCAKHQIELHKDATQAMAHRIGEITQDPDMGNARAIRNLFEAAISRQADRLASLATISDAELRTLHAQDLTGT
- a CDS encoding YicC family protein, translating into MTNIRSMTGFGTGSASAGTRTVRLEVRSVNGRFMELQIRLPRPLQTHEFALREVIQGKVGRGSVTVQGTLETSGEGQAGGVDWTRLAEELRDIRKAAGISDELILSDLLRWAATRKVEDLPEPNDPALKDALLQAAAAALVEHDAFRQREGAALEADLLTRLGRIEESACKIPALARATLEKVRENLETRIREYLDGKEFDEARVAQEIGHMSERLDVQEEMTRLSTHIAAFRKTLVDGGAVGKRIGFLLQEMLRETNTTGSKCQDASITALVISMKEDLEAIREQALNLE